DNA sequence from the Pedobacter sp. W3I1 genome:
TTGCCTTGGTTACCACTGATATAAATGTGGAACAAATTATTGAGCGATACGATGGTTATAAAAAAGCATTAGAGGATAACGGAATCAAATATGATGACAGCCTGGTTTTAAAGATTCATTTTAATCAGGAAGAGAGCGAGACCATTGCTCAGATTAAAGAACTCTTAGAAAATAAACAAATCGATGCAGTATTATTTGCAACCAATTATTTGGCAATTAGTGGCTTAAAAGTGTTAAAAAAGATCAATAAGAAAATAGGCGACGACTTTGCTGTTATTGCCTACGATGATCATGAAGCTTTTGAACTGCATACGCCTGGTATCTCAACGGTTCAACAACCACTCGAAGAAATTGCAGAAAATGTAATTAAGCTAATTCTTAAACAATTGTCGACCAAAACTAAACCGGAGAAACAGGAAATCATTATTCCGGCTAAATTAATTATAAGGGATTAAAAGCTGGTAACTTAAATGTTACATTAAGCTGTTTTAATATGATTTTTATTTCTCTAATATTGAATTAGTAAAACGTTTTACTTTAATCGGCGCCAAGCAGTAGTAATCCTTAATCTAGCGGTCATTTTAACAATTTTTTGTTTTCCGGAACAAAGAATTGTCTGACAGGTTTAAGTAAAACGATTTATGAATGAAACCAAATATTAATTTATGAGAAACTTTTCCTTAGTAGCGCTTTGTCTTTTTTTTAATTTAATTACAAAAGCTCAGGATAAGGCACCTGCCTATCCGTTAATTACGCACGATGCTTATTTCAGTATTTGGTCTTTTGGTGATGGGCTTAATCAATCGGTAACTAAACATTGGACAGGGAAGGAGCAATCTTTGCTGGGTATTATTAAGGTAGATGGGAAATTTTACCGGTTTTTAGGCGAAGAAAGCAAAACCTTTAAAGAAATACTCCCAACTGCTGATGCATTAAAATACCAGGCTAGTTACAGTTTCGATAAACCTGAAGCGGGCTGGGAAAATAACAGTTACAATGATAATGCCTGGAAAAAAGCTGAAGCCCCTTTTGGAGACGATAATTCTGCCAGGACAAAATGGAATAGCGACGATCTTTACTTTAGGAGAACCTTCGATATAGCCAATGTATCGGCTGCAAAAAAATACCTTAAACTCAATCATGATGATAATGTAATTGTTTATTTAAACGGTAAAGTAATTTACAAAAAGAACGGATGGGTTTCTGATTATATCTACTTACCCATTGAGGATGGTATCTTAAAAACAGGAAAAAACGTATTGGCAATCCATTGTAAAAATACAGCAGGTGGCAGGCATTTAGATGCTGGAATTGTAGAAGAAGATGCACAGAATGTAAAAATTGCTTCAGCTACCCAAACCCATGTAAGCATCGAGGCTACCACTACAAAATATACTTTTGCGGCAGGTAATATAGAATTGCAGGTGAGTTTTACTTCGCCATTGTTGCTTAACGATATCAAATTAACCGCCAGACCAATCAGTTACATCAATTATGCTGTAAAATCAACAGATGGTAAGTCGCACGGCGTAGATATTTTCTTTGGTGCATCATCTAACCTGGCTGTAAATACGCCAAACCAAAGTGTTTCGGCATGGAAGAATTCGAAAAACAATCTCTCCATCTTAAAAATAGGAACCGTAGAGCAGCCGGTGTTAAAGAAACGGGGAGACGATTTGCGTATTGATTGGGGCTACTTATATGTTGCCGTTCCTGCCAGGTTTAATGCCACTCAATTTATAGCTACGCAAAACGAAAGCTTAAAAAGTTTCGTCGATTCCAAATACCCTACACAAGCACAGGTTTTAAATTCGAAAAACCTGAACCTAAGCAGTATTATTCCTTTCGGTTCGGTTTCTTCAACCCCGGTAGATAAGTATATGATGTTGGGTTATGATGACCTAAAATCGGTTGAATACTTTGGCGAAAAGCTGCCACCAGTTTGGAGACTTTCGGGTAGTCAACAGTTTGAAGATCAATTGGCCGAGGCCAATGCTCAATACCCTTTGTTAAAAACTAAGTGCGCCACTTTCGATGCTAAATTATATGCCGACGCAGAAAAAGCAGGGGGAAAAGAATATGCTGATATGTGTAAATTAGCTTATAGACAAGCTATTGCAGCGCACAAAATCGTATACGCTCCTAATGGAGATATCCTGTTCCTATCAAAAGAAAATTTTAGTAATGGATCAATCAATACGGTAGATGTAACTTATCCATCAGCGCCACAATTTTTAGTTTACAATCCTGAATTGTTAAAAGGAATGTTGAATGGTATTTTCTATTATTCAGAAAGCGGAAAATGGAAGAAACCGTTTGCAGCACACGATTTAGGTACTTATCCATTAGCAAACGGCCAAACCTATGGTGAAGATATGCCTGTAGAAGAGGCTGGAAATATGATCATATTAACTGCTGCAATTACCAGGGCAGAAGGTAATGCAAAATATGCCGAGAAACATTGGGAGGTAATGTCGGTATGGGCTAATTATTTATTAAGGGAAGGATTTGATCCTGCAAACCAGCTTTGTACCGATGATTTTGCCGGTCATTTAGCCCGTAATGCAAATTTATCGGTAAAGGCGATTGTGGCATTGGGTGCCTATGCACAAATGGCACAGCAACTGGGTAAAACCGATGTAGCAACCAAATATAGATCTGCTGCTTTGCAAATGGCACAGAATTGGATGAAAATGGCCGATGATGGTGACCATTATGCCTTAACCTTCAATGATAAAAATACCTGGAGCCAGAAATATAATTTGGTTTGGGATAAACTTTTAAAACTGAATCTTTTTCCAAAAGAGGTTTATAAAAAGGAGATTAACTTTTATTTAACCAAACAAAAAGATTTCGGATTACCATTGGATAGTCGTAGAACTTACACCAAATCTGACTGGATTATGTGGACTGCTACTTTGGCCGATAACGAAGTCGATTTTCAAAAATTTATCAGTCCGATATACCGTTTTGCTACCGAAACAGAAAGTAAAGTGCCGTTGAGCGACTGGCATGAAACCACCAATGGAAAAATGACAGGTTTTCAGGCGAGAAGTGTTGTTGGTGGTTATTTTATCAAAATGTTAGCCGATAAATGGAATATTAAATAGCCGTTGCAAGCATAAACCTTAAAGTATAAATATATGATCTTCTTTAAATCCTGTACATTAATTTCGTTATCCATTGTTACTTTTGCTTTGCATAACGATGTTTTTGCACAGGTAAAATCTAAAGAAAAAACTTCTTTCCAGGTTTCAGCACCCTGGAGTCCTGATTATGATGTGAGATCGGATATTGCAATGGTTTATGGCATAAATGATGGCAAGGTGAGTTTCGAAGAACGTGTAAAAGGCTATCGGGATAAAGGGTATGAAGTTCAGTTTATGACGGGTATTGCCTGGGGGCAGTATCAAGATTATTTCCTGGGGGAGTGGGATGGAAAAAACCATTTAGATGAAGGCCAGGTCATGCAGAATGGCGAAACCATCTGGCATGGGAATAATGTTCCTTATACTGTTCCATCGGCAAGTTATCGGGCTTATATGAAAACCCATGTAAAAAGGGCAATTGACGCTGGTGTAAGTGCAATTTATCTGGAAGAACCTGAGTTTTGGGCAAGAGCAGGTTACGGTGAAGCTTTCAAAAAAGAATGGCAAAAATTTTATGGTACGCCCTGGATGCCCCAGCACGAATCGCCGGAAGCAACCTATCTGTCTTCAAAATTAAAATATCAGCTTTATTTTAATGCCTTAAAAGAGGTTTTTAGCTATGTTAAAAGTTATAGTTTAAGCAAGGGCAAACGCGTTAAATGTTACGTGCCCACCCATTCCTTACTCAATTATTCTTCCTGGCACATTGTAAGTCCCGAAGCCAGTTTAGCTAATCTTGATGGCATGGATGGTTATATCGCTCAGGTATGGACAGGTACTTCACGTGAGCCTGTTTTCTACAATGGAAAAAGTAAAGAACGTGTTTTCGAAAACGCCTTTCTCGAATATGGATCGATGGTTTCGATGACCGCCCCAACAGGAAGAAAAATATTCTTTTTAACCGACCCGATAGAGGATAGGGCAAGATCATGGGACGATTACAAAGTGAATTATCAGGCCACTTTTACCGCAGAACTATTGTACCCTATGGTTGATAATTATGAGGTAATGCCATGGCCAAACCGCATTTATAAAGGTAAGTTTGTTGTAGAAGGCATGAAAGAAAAACAACCAATTTCGCCTGATTATGCCACACAAATGCAGGTAATGGTGAATTCGCTCAACCAGATGCCCTTGTCTAAAAATAAATTGAACGGTAGTCAGGGGATAGGTGTTTTGCTATCAAACTCTTTAATGTTCCAGAATTTTCCAACACACCAGGGCTACAGCGATCCTTATCTTTCCAATACTTACGGCTTGGCTGTTCCATTATTAAAACATGGTATTCCGGTTGAAACAGTGCACATCGAAAACCTCGCCAATAAGAATACCTTGAAAGACATCAAGGTATTGATCATGAGTTATTCGAACATGAAACCTTTAAGTGCCGAATATCATGAGCTATTGACAAAATGGGTTAAAAGTGGGGGGGTACTTTTATATTTTGGAAGAGATAATGATCCTTTCCAAAACATTAAAGAGTGGTGGAATACAAACGGAAATACATTCAGGGCTCCATCTGAACATCTTTTCGGTATGTTGGGAATAAACCCAACAACTACCGATTCGGCCTATAAAGTGGGTCATGGTAAAGTATATGTGGTCAGGAAAGATCCAAAAGAATTGGTCATGAAAGCCAATGGAGATACCGATTTCATCTCCACACTTAAAGCCGCTTACGAAACGGATGCAAAAGCTGGAGAACTAATCATCAAAAACAATTTTGTGTTAAACCGTGGGCCTTTTGTTATTGCCGCTGTAGTAGATGAAAGTCCAAGCAAAGAGCCATTAAAGCTATCTGGAAGTTATATCGATCTTTTCAATCCTGAATTGCCGATCTTAAACCAGAAAGTAATCGATCCAAAAACACAAGCCTATCTTTTCGACCTCAATAAAATCGAAAATAAAAATAAACCACAGGTTTTAGCCGCCGCATCAAGAGTAACTGGTGAGATTATTGATCAAAATGGATACAGCTTTATCGCGAAGAGTCCGGCAAATACCAACAACATCATGCGCATTTTATTACCTGCAAAACCGGTAGCAATTACCGCAAAAACTAATGGGAAAAATTTAGTGCTCAGTAAAAATGAGTGGGATAACCAATCGAAAACACTGCTTTTGGGATTCGAAAATTATAGCGAGGGTGTAACCGTTAACATCAGCTTAAAATAATAAACACAAACACACACAAATGAAACTTAAATTAATCACATCAATCTTATTTTGCATTGCCGCCAAAGGGTTATTGGCGCAGCAAAAGGATTGGGTTCACTATGTTAACACACTGCAGGGAACCAATTCTAAACACGAACTCACGCGGGGGAATACCTACCCAACAACTGCCTTGCCTTTTGGAATGCATACCTGGACCCCCCAAACCGGTAGAAATGGTGATGGCTGGAAATATCAATATGCTAAAGATAAAATCAGAGGTTTTCAGCAGGCACACCAATGCAGCTCGTGGACAAGGGATTATGCCGTATTTTCTTTAATGCCAATGGCTGATGAGCTAGTAGTTGACGAAAATAAACGCGAAGCAAAATTTAGCCATAAAGATGAGATTGCCAAACCAAACTATTATAAAGTAACGTTCGAAAACGAGATCACCACAGAGATTTCGCCATCAGAGCGTGGTGCGCACCTCCGTTTCAGCTATCCAAAAGGCAAAAGAAGTTTTTTGATTTTAGATGGTTATACCAGATTGAGCGGCGTTCAGCTCTATCCCAAAGAAAATAAAATAACTGGCTGGATAAACAACGGCGAAGGTTTTAAAAGAGGTTGGAAAAGTTATTTCGTAATCCAGTTCGATCAACCAATTAAATCTTATGGCACCTGGGAAAACAAACGTAATACGGTAAATAAAGACTCTCTCTCAGCCGAAGGGTTGGGAAAAGGTGCATTTGTTCAGTTCGAATCAGGATCAAAAGTTCAGGTTAAAACGGCTTCATCCTACATCAGTTTAAAACAGGCCGAACTCAATTTAAAAAGAGAATTGGGCAACGATAAAACGTTAGAAGATACCAAAGCCAATGCCGCTGCGGTATGGAATAAATCGCTGGGTAAGGTAGAAGTAGAAGGCGGATCGAAAGCAGATATGGAAACTTTTTATTCTTGCTTTTTTAGGGCAAGCCTGTTCTCCAGGAAGTTTTACGAGCTAAATGAAGCCGGAAAACCATATTATTTTAGTCCTTATGATGGTAAAGTACATGATGGATATATGTTTACTGATACGGGTTTCTGGGATACCTTTCGTGCACAATTTCCACTAAATACACTGGTGCAGCCAGAAATGCACGGTCGTTATATGCAGGCCATGCTCGATGCTTACGAGCAATGCGGTTGGTTGCCGTCCTGGTCTTTTCCTAGCGAGGCAGGAAGCATGATTGGGAACCACGCTATTTCTTTATTGACCGATGCCTGGGCAAAAGGAATCAGAACATTTGATCCGAAAAAAGCGCTAGATGCTTATTATCACGAAGCAATGA
Encoded proteins:
- a CDS encoding glutaminase family protein produces the protein MRNFSLVALCLFFNLITKAQDKAPAYPLITHDAYFSIWSFGDGLNQSVTKHWTGKEQSLLGIIKVDGKFYRFLGEESKTFKEILPTADALKYQASYSFDKPEAGWENNSYNDNAWKKAEAPFGDDNSARTKWNSDDLYFRRTFDIANVSAAKKYLKLNHDDNVIVYLNGKVIYKKNGWVSDYIYLPIEDGILKTGKNVLAIHCKNTAGGRHLDAGIVEEDAQNVKIASATQTHVSIEATTTKYTFAAGNIELQVSFTSPLLLNDIKLTARPISYINYAVKSTDGKSHGVDIFFGASSNLAVNTPNQSVSAWKNSKNNLSILKIGTVEQPVLKKRGDDLRIDWGYLYVAVPARFNATQFIATQNESLKSFVDSKYPTQAQVLNSKNLNLSSIIPFGSVSSTPVDKYMMLGYDDLKSVEYFGEKLPPVWRLSGSQQFEDQLAEANAQYPLLKTKCATFDAKLYADAEKAGGKEYADMCKLAYRQAIAAHKIVYAPNGDILFLSKENFSNGSINTVDVTYPSAPQFLVYNPELLKGMLNGIFYYSESGKWKKPFAAHDLGTYPLANGQTYGEDMPVEEAGNMIILTAAITRAEGNAKYAEKHWEVMSVWANYLLREGFDPANQLCTDDFAGHLARNANLSVKAIVALGAYAQMAQQLGKTDVATKYRSAALQMAQNWMKMADDGDHYALTFNDKNTWSQKYNLVWDKLLKLNLFPKEVYKKEINFYLTKQKDFGLPLDSRRTYTKSDWIMWTATLADNEVDFQKFISPIYRFATETESKVPLSDWHETTNGKMTGFQARSVVGGYFIKMLADKWNIK
- a CDS encoding GH92 family glycosyl hydrolase, encoding MKLKLITSILFCIAAKGLLAQQKDWVHYVNTLQGTNSKHELTRGNTYPTTALPFGMHTWTPQTGRNGDGWKYQYAKDKIRGFQQAHQCSSWTRDYAVFSLMPMADELVVDENKREAKFSHKDEIAKPNYYKVTFENEITTEISPSERGAHLRFSYPKGKRSFLILDGYTRLSGVQLYPKENKITGWINNGEGFKRGWKSYFVIQFDQPIKSYGTWENKRNTVNKDSLSAEGLGKGAFVQFESGSKVQVKTASSYISLKQAELNLKRELGNDKTLEDTKANAAAVWNKSLGKVEVEGGSKADMETFYSCFFRASLFSRKFYELNEAGKPYYFSPYDGKVHDGYMFTDTGFWDTFRAQFPLNTLVQPEMHGRYMQAMLDAYEQCGWLPSWSFPSEAGSMIGNHAISLLTDAWAKGIRTFDPKKALDAYYHEAMNKGPWGPANGRDGVTEYNQLGYVPYPKYREATAKTLEYAYDDYCAYHLAKMIGDKHYMDVFEKPMFNYKNVYDLSTRFMRGRNAEGKWSPNFDPTEWGGPFTEGNAWHWQWSVFQDTKGLINLMGGYNNFTAKLDSVFSEPNKVNVGSYGGMIHEMTEMVMANMGQYAHGNQPIQHMVYLYNYANQPWKAQFYAREVMRKLYNATENGYPGDEDQGQTSSWYVLSALGFYSVTPGTGEYVLGSPMFKKTTINLENGKKFVIEAPANNITNVYIKSANLNGKNYTKNFINHSDLLKGGVLKLEMNVKPSLNRGLLEEDKPFSLSK